The Chthonomonas sp. genome segment CCTACGATTTGTGTCTCATGAGGAACTTGGAAATTGCGCTGAAGACGAATTCTCTCAACGAGGGGAGTGGGCTTTGGCAGATGAAGCAAGAGCTAAACACGTTCTTTACTGGAACTGAGCCAGCGAGTAGCTTCTCGAGCGACCGTGTCATGCGCGGCCATGTGGAGTTGTGGGCGGGGGACGGGCTTCAGCACGCGATCCCGACGGATTCGCACCCGAAGGATTTGAGTGCGCATTATCTTTACGTTTGGCACCCGGACATGGGTGGGTACGTCGCGGCTGATCCAGAGGATCCGCCCAATCCACCTCCTACGAAGTTCTCCTACCGGACGCTGCTGGATAAGGAGGGCCGGTTTGCCGTGAAGCTGCCGACGACTTGGGCCTATGTGTTCGTCCGCACAGAGCAATCGCTGTGGCGCAAGGTCGGCTTTGTGGTACGCGGCCCTGGTGGGCTCACTGATGAGTCGCGAGTCTTCCTTCCTTGGCAGGATATCAATGCATGGCAGACTCTAAAACTGGCCTACGGCGACATGGATGAAGATAATGTCATTGAGAACTTCTATCCTGAAGATCACGTTGGAGGCTGGATGAATTCGGCCGCAACCGACTTGAATCAATACGATGCCAGAATTGACGCAGTCGTTAGACTTATTACTGGTTCCCAAGAACAGAGCATCAATTACTATCATCTCGGCGTTGATCTTAACCGTAATCGAAGGATTGAAGATGATGATTATCAGATTCTTGCAAAATATCCCAATGGAAACATCGCAGGAGCCACTCCATGAAAGTGATTGTTCAGTTAGTGGCGTTGACGTTTGTGGTGCAGTCTGCTGCCACCACCCGTGATTTTCGCTTTTACTTATCTTACGGCGATCAACAACTCGTAGATCTGGCAAGGTCAGCTGGGGCCGACCCACATGCTGTGATTGGCAGCGAGATTCCGGCTAACTCTGGTCTTAGGGTCCCGTCAATGTCACAATTCAAGGTAAGGCTTGGCGTCCAGCATATTGACAACGGATTTGGGCCCGCGTATGCCCAGACCCTCTACAACTTTATTGCATATGATCAAGCGAGCTTGACAAATGTTAGCTATACCACTGCCCCACCTCTGGACCAGTTTTCATTCCGCAAGATATCACCGGTGTTTACGGGAGCTGGGCAGTTATTCCAAAACCTTAGCAACTATCGCCAAGCCATTGTCTATGATTTGAACAGAAATACCGTTGATGGCAACTCCGACGGAGTACCTGACGTAGCTACATACCGCTCTACCTCCGGCAACGGGGTCGGAGCGTACATATCGGGAAACGACGATCCTCGACAAGTGAGACCCGTTGGAGCTTCCTACGCGATACGGCCTTATTATGTTTTGCCTAGTGGTATTTCCGGAAACGGTTGGTTCAAAATTCAGCCTGGCGAAAGAATCGATATTTGCGACATTAGTTATAACAATTCGTTGCAAGTTAATGAAAGCTACGGTTCGCAACCAGGTGAGACTGGATTGCTCCTTCACACGACTAACGCATCTCAAACAGGTTATGGAAACAATCTTGGTTATCGACGCACATCTGGCGTAGACCTCGAAGAATGGCACAATTTTGGCGCGAAGTACACCCTTATCGGGGCTGCGCCTGTGCCAGAGCCGGGGGGGATGGTGGGCTTGCTCGCTGGACTCGGGATGTTGATTCGCCGTCGCCGCTAGCTCCGCTCCGACCCAACCCCGCGCAAAGCGTTCTGAACCCACCTTCCGCCGCGTCGGCCCACGGCCACTCCCCCAGACTCGCTCGCGGGGCTCGCGTCGTCCTCCCGCCCCGACGCGGCTGCGGCCAGCCCTGATAGGAG includes the following:
- a CDS encoding PEP-CTERM sorting domain-containing protein — encoded protein: MKVIVQLVALTFVVQSAATTRDFRFYLSYGDQQLVDLARSAGADPHAVIGSEIPANSGLRVPSMSQFKVRLGVQHIDNGFGPAYAQTLYNFIAYDQASLTNVSYTTAPPLDQFSFRKISPVFTGAGQLFQNLSNYRQAIVYDLNRNTVDGNSDGVPDVATYRSTSGNGVGAYISGNDDPRQVRPVGASYAIRPYYVLPSGISGNGWFKIQPGERIDICDISYNNSLQVNESYGSQPGETGLLLHTTNASQTGYGNNLGYRRTSGVDLEEWHNFGAKYTLIGAAPVPEPGGMVGLLAGLGMLIRRRR